actgtgaaaaaagctgaatgccgaagaattgatgcttttcaactgtggtgttggagaagactcttgagagtcccttggactgcaaggagatccaaccagtccattctgaaggagaccagtcctgggtgttcattggaaggactgatgctgaggctgaaactccagtactttggctacctcatgcgaaaagttgactcattggaaaagactttgatgctggcagggattgggggcaggaggagaaggggacgacagaggatgagctgactggatggcatcactgacttgatggacgtgagtttgggtgaactccgggagttggtgatggacagggaggcctggtgtgctgcgattcatggggtcacaacaagtcggacatgactgagcgactgaactgaactgaactgaaatcctgGTGATGGATTATAAGCTCCTTGGGAAAGGACTCCTGAGCTCTTGGAGGCCCTAAATAATtgcaatgtgtgtgcatgctaagtcgcttcagtcctgtctaactctttgggaccctatggactgtagcccgccaggctcctctgtccatgggattcttcaggccagaataccagagtgagttgccatgccctcctccaggggatctttccaacccagggatcgaacccacggttcttacgtctcctgcattggcaggcaggttctttatcactagcgccgcctgggaagcctaatAATTACAATGCAGCCACCGTTATTGAGCACCCACCGTGCTCTTGGCCTCCTGTTACATTTATTATTGATGATCCTTCCAGCAATGCTGGATCGGGTTGGTTATCACAGCACATTCAGAAAGAGGGAACAGAGGCACTGGGAGGTTCGGAACGCACCCTTGAGCCCAGAGTCAGCAAGCGGAGGCCAGGCTCTGGATCCAGACCTGCCCTTGCTGAAGGCTGTGCCCCATGCCTTCCAGCGCTGCACGCCCCAGGTGAGGACACTGAGCTCCATGGTGGGGAAGGTGGAGATGCTCAGGGGCCAAATGGGTCTGTAGAGGGGGCTCCGCAGAGAGGCCCCGAGCACCCTCCTGGCTCCGCACCTCTCCTGCTCTGTGCTGCATAACCCTGGGCCAGCTGCTTctgttctctgagcctcagtttcctcctccgtGGAAGGGGATACAGAGAAGAGGGCGGATGATCTGATTGGGCAAGTGGGCGGAAGTGTCTGCAGACAGGCATGAGGGAGGGCCCATAGCTTcctgcttctttctcctcttgGGCTGTGGCCAGAAGCAGTCCTGCACTGGAGGGGGCCACCGTGCCTAGGGCAAGCCGCGGGCCGttggcttccatccctggcccAAGCAAGGGAAAGCCCCCATCTTTGGCTCCCATAACAGGGAAGATCAGATATGGACTCTGAGCTGAGAGCTGGCAGACAAAGGGCCTGTAAGCACAGCCTGGCCGTGACTGGCATCAGCAGTGCCCAGGGCTGGCAGCCGGAGGACAGGGTCTGGTGGGGTAATGGGCTTGCTGGCACTCACCGTCAAACTGGGCTGCTTCCCCATagccctcctctttcttctcttggaACAGCTTGAGGCATGCACTGGGGCTGGCCAGGAGAAGCCGGAagccctgggacagaggaggaggAACGGCTCGGTAGACAGGTCCCCCCGAGGCATGCGCCCCCGACCCAGGAGGGGCCTGGATTCCCAGGCCACACTGCACATGGCGCTCCCCTGTCCATCTCCCCCACCAGCCACAGGCCTGTCTGAAGTTCTGATCCTCCAAGCCACGCCACACTTCCAGACCTTTGTCCATGACCTTCTGCTCGCCTGGAAGCCCTTCCCCATTTTGTCCACCAAGAAACTCGACTACTGGTCACTAGGAGGCCTCCCCTCCTGGCTGCCTGCCCCCCGTGGGCTGTGCCCTCCTCCGTCACCTCTGTAAGGAAGTGAGTGTCTGACGTGTTGGCCCAGAGCCTGCCATCTGGAAATCTCACCCTGCTAGTTAACGACCcttctgagcctcggtttctccATCTATAACATGGGGGCAATGATGACAGTGCCCTCTTCTTGGGCTGCTAGAGGAGTAAACACTTTAAGACATGGACACCTAATACGCGCTCAGTGAATGTTGCCAGTTATTACCAGTGCCATGCCTGGGTCTTGGCTGAGAGGTTCGGGTCAGAGCAAATACCCAGTGAGTGTGAAAATGGGTACACGAATCATCAGAATATGAGTGCCCTGCTGACCTAGGCcctgacctcctccaggaagcctgccccGATGCACACTGGCTGGCCCAAAGGGCATCTGACCCCAGGCTTTCTGTGGACGGAGGTCATGACCTAGCTTCAGGTGGCCTTGCCTTATCCCGCCCCATCGGGtcagggtggggcagggtggcTCGGGCAGGACGGGGGGACTTACCTTTTGGTCAGAGGTGGGCACGAAGCTGAGGAACTCGTCCACGTGGCCCACAGAGAGCCAGTCAGAATAGACCTCCACGGGCGCCtgcacctgctgggcacccaggAAGTCCCGCACCACCTTGGCCATGCGCCGCCCGCCAGACCTGCCGGGGGGAGAGCGCAGGGTGCCCTTGTGCCCGCTGTGTGCCAGCACGCTGCGGGCCCTTCCCGAGCCCCGCCCAGGCCTCCATCAGCCCTCTGAACAGGGCTCTTCGGTCCCCGCGTCCCGGCCCCCGTCTCCAGCTGCTTCTAGGGACTGTCCATCCTGAGCACCACCCGAGAGCCTGTCCCTCCCTCACCCCGAGGTACCCTCCCCTGCCCACAAAACAGTCAAACGAGAGCCCTCCCTCTGCCAAAGAGAACTGGAGACCCTCCTCTCAGCTCCCGAGACGCAGAGAGGGTCAGGTCCTCACCAAGGCCCTCAGCCTTTGGTTCCCAGTACAACCAGAACCTGGCGAGCCAGCCCCACCTGCTCGGTCCAGCGGGTCCCCTTGGTGCCCGTCTCTCACTTTCTTCATATTTAACTCCAGGGCCACCTTCTTTCTCTCCGTGGACTTTGGGAATGGCAATGACCCTCCACTCATTCcctagctctgtttttctttatagtccttgGTGCTATTTGGGATACTGGACATTTCGTTTGCTGTCTGGCATCTCACTAAGCTCCGGAAGAGCCTGTATTTCCCTGTATCCCTAGCACCTCTTACAGAACAGATGCTCAAACGTATTTGTGAAAGTCTTTTGGACAGCTGTGTGAGAGCCCACAGTCTATATAACTCGAATGCCTCGTCGACCGAACTAGAAGGTGCCCCAACCCGCGGTGACACGTGACGACGTTGATTTGATTTGGGGGATGGGAACGTGGAAAATGTCTTTCCCGTATCTCTATTATTTTAACATAGTGTTGGCAGTTTTAAAAGACCTCTTCAAAAACAGTGAGATGGTGGAGAGGAATGAGGCTTCAGAAATTATTCGTGAGCACAAAGCAGGAATCGGAAACGAATCagggggaagggggcagagccCTAACCTAAGCCTGGCCCCCCCTGGGGCTCTGCAGCCCTCTGCCTGGTGGCCGGGGGATGGACCGGACGACTCCCGCTCTAGGAAGCGTCGGACCTGGTCTCTGAGTCCCATCAGAGCTGCCACCAGGAGGCAGCATCGGCCCCAGATCTTTTTAAATGTGACGCGCAGAGCACGGAGAACCCggggcaggagggcaggagggcCTTTGCTGAGCCCCTACTGCATGTCTGCCCGGGGCTCCTTACACTCGGCATCTTACTTAACCCCCGGGACGACCCTGTGAGGCGTGTACAAGCAGCAGGCCCAGGTCCTGCCCTGGcctcacccccacaccccctcTGTTCACTCTGCCCCCCCGGCCTCCTTGCTGGTCCTCTGCGGCTCCAGCGCGTCcccgcctcagggcctttgcgctCGCTGTTTGCACTCGCTTCACGTTCTCCTCCCAAACTGCCCGTCTTTGGCCTCTCACTTCCTCCAGGGAAGTGTCAGCCTCTCAGCGATGCTTCTTCTCTCTAGCGTATTGTATTTGATTTGCTCATTTATTATGGTGGCTtgttgtctgtctctctctgctagAATGTATGCAGGTCGTCCGTTTTGTTCACTGCTAAGGTCGGAAGCCAAGACGGGAACGTAGGACAGCAGCCTggagttaaattttaatttggggTCCACACGGGAAGTCTGGTTTCTGACTATTTGGCTCACTTGCTGTGTGATCCTAAGTGGTAGAggtccctctctgagcctcagggccCCATCTGTCCACCAAGAGCTTTGCTCCTGGTTTTCAACACGATGGCCAATGGGCTGGGACCCAAATGTGCTGGAGAGCCTGCGTCTTCCTATCTGGAGTCCTTGCTCTGGGCCTGGGAGTttctagaacatttttaaaatcccCAGCACTGGGCCTCAGGCCTGGCATATAAGAAGTCTCAATCCATATTCACTGAATTGACAGATGCGTGCATGAATGAGCGTGCTCACTTCTCTTATCTAAACCccaactttctcatctgtaaaatagggatcaCAGTCCTCCCAGCCTCATAAGGCTGTTGTAAGAATTAACGGGTGTGATCTGGGTAAAGCGCCGTGTTCATGGCGTGTAGGTGACCAATGACTTTGATCCACTGAGTTCCAACCTGCTTCGTGGCAGACCCCCTGCTAGGGGTCCAGCTAAGTAATATCTAAGCATCTAGAAGGTGCTTAACCTGAGTCCTTTTATCCCCAGGAACAGCTATTacacagcttcagttcagttcagtcgctcagtcatgtctgactctttgcgaccccatgaaccgcagcatgccaggtctccctgtccatcaccaactcctggagtttacccagactcataggacagggttttttttttttataagcccatttcactgatgaggaaactgaggaatgaAGTACAGAATAATTTGTTCATTTAATAATGTGCCTGATTTATCCCCAGTTCCTtcaccagtgcctggcacatagttgctgttaagtctctcagtcatgtctgactctctgcagcccgctagactgtagcccaccaggctcctctgtccctgggatttcccaggcaagaatgctggattgggttgccatttcctcctccagtgaatcttccccacccagggagcgaatgcgtctcctgcattgcaggcagaatctttaccactgagcccccaaagAAGCCCTGCCATACTaggcatataataaatatttttaaatgaagtaatcAAGCACCTACGAGGTGCCAGGCCCTGTGGCAGGCACCGGTCAGGTGATGCACCCCAAATCGTATGGCCAGGGAGTGGCAGAGCCTGGACTCAAACCCAGATGCACCGGCTGTGCAGAGGCTGTGTGCCTCCCCCTCGGAGCCTCTGGGGAGCTCAGGATGCCTGCCCAGACAGGCAGGGCCTTCTGTGCCCGGGGCTGTGGGCAGGATCCGGCCCCAGGGCGGTGCTGGGCTTGAGTCACCAGCAAGACGAATTGGCTCCTCCAGTCCTGGCCAACCTCAGCCCGGGGCATCCAGCCTGGGCACCCAGCTTCACACCTGGGTTGGCACCAGGAAGCCTCACCTGACCCAGAACGCTGAGGCTGCCAAGGTCACCATTTGAGGCTGGGTGACCTTCCCTCAGCATCTGAGGCTGCTCCAGGCCCAAGGCCAGACAGCCAGGGCTTGGAGAGGCAAGCTGGGGTACACCTGGGCTCCAGGCCAACCCCACACACAGGGAAAGGCGGCCCCTGGGGCCTGTGGTGGGCTCAGTCTTTAGGCAGGAAGCAGGGGCTTACACTGGGATCCCTGGGCTACACACCCCATTCTTCAACTGCCAGCAGCCTGGGTGGGGATCCTGGGGACCCTCCCAAGAGGGTTTAGCAGACACTGTCATCTGTCTGGAGCCCTAAACCCTAAACACCTGTTTCCTGCTCGATGACAGCTGCCCAGGGTGGGGCCCATCGATCACCTCTGTCACCCAGGTGTCCTGACTACAGCCACGTGGTGATGCCTGCACCCTTTCCAGCTGTTGCCAGGACAACACTTATTTTATCTCCTCCCCAGAGAAGTCGAAGGATCCATTCCTACTTCTGTGCCGGATTATATATCACCTCCTCGCTCTTCTGATGTTTCCAAAGCAGCCAGaaatttgctttttatatgaagattcctgatatatatatattttaatgttggCGACTGGGCTTcccactggctcagtggtaaagaacccgcctgccagtgcaggagactggggttcaatccctgggtcaggaagatcccctggagaaggaaatggtgacccgctccagtgttcttgccttcagaatcctacagacagaggatcctggcggactacagtccacagggtcacaaagagctggacatcgctgagcagctaagcagcagcagcaacgttgGGGCCAATTATGCCCATAAAATTCTAGGCAGCTCAGAAGGCTGTGGCCACTAGTGTGTTCTTTCCAAAGATTCTGTGAGCTTTTCGATCTAAGATTCCAGTCCTCTGAGTCCTTGATTCCAGGAGTCCATGCAGCAAGTTAGGACCACTTCTCAGACTGGAGagctgtgtctgtgtctgtggtgggggtggggggtagatgTTGCCTTGCATGCCCCGGGGCCCTCCCTGCTCCCCGGCTTCTCACCTGGGGAGGCAGCTGCCGATGAGGATCCGGCCCAGGGGATACTCCTTGCCCTCCACCACGACTGGTGGGCTGACGTCCAGGTTGCCGAAGGAGTCAAGGCCAGAGGCACCGGCGACCTGGATTTCCCGGGTTACGTATCCAAAGTCGGGACCCTAGGGGAGAACCGGGAAAAtccacaccccccgccccccgaagGAGGGGTCAGTTAGAACAGGAAGAGGCCGCTCTTGGGGTGGGGGCCGAGTGGTGCTTCTGCGGGAGTCTACTCCCTAAAACAACCTCTGCTGGATTTTCACAAGGTCTCCCTAACCCTGAGCATTGTGCTATtgaaaccaccccccccccccaaaaaaaaaccccgATAGATTCAGGCACGTGCACAGCTGAGCCGCTTTGCTGCTCGCCTGAAGTGAGCACAGCACTGGTCACCGACTACCCTCcaatagaaagaaaaagttaagaaagTTATTCCGCTTGGTAAGCAATACCCAAGCCAATAACAGAACCGTAAGTAGAAAAATCTCAAATGCTTGGAAATGAGACAACacgtgggtcaaagaagaaatcaaaggggaGATTACACTGTATTTTAAAGTGAGAGGTAATAAGCAAGCACGTTAAAACCCGTGGGCATGCCAGTGAGCAGCATTTCTTGGGAATGACACAGCTCTAAACACATTAGGAAGAGAAAGGGTTGAAAAATCTTCGTTTCCGTTTCTAGCTAGGAAGAGAACGGCAAATTAACCCTAaaggaagcagaagaaaggagaCAATCAAGACAGACCAGAaagacagtcgctcagtcacgaccgactctgtgtgaccccatggactgtagcccgccaggctcctctgtccatgggattctgcaggcaagaatcgtggagtgggttgccatgccctcctccaggggaccttcccgacccagggatggagcccgcacctcctgtatcgcaggcagagtttttaccgtctgagctccCAGGGTAGAGCAGAGATCAGTGGAAAATACGATGGACGGGTCAAGCCCAGGGCTTGGGGTCAGGCCCTTTGTTGATGCAGACTCAGCCTGCAGGGCTCACGGTCACCTCCCCGGGGACTCGCCTCTGACCCCTTAGGGTGGGGTGACGCCCCTGTTCTGTGTGACCAGGAGCTCCTGGACATCCCTAGCGGAGCATTGTCCTGGCGGTGGGGGAGGGCGCTGGTAAACAGGTGGAGACAGGTGCTCTGGAGCAGTGACCCCCTCAGAAGGCGGCTTAGCCTAGCGGTCAAGAGCAGGGGCCGTGAGGCAGCCCCTCTGGTTCTACATCTTGGTGCTGCTGCTACCTAGCTGTGTGGCCTCGAGTaggttgcttaacctctctgagcctcagtaaggagggaataataatagtactgGTTCACAGGAGTCCATGTGGATTAAATGAGCAGCTGTGAGAAGCTGCGGGGAGGGCCTGGAACTCAGGGCGTGGTCGCTGGAGCGGCTCTTGCTGCCCTCCTGTGCCCGGCAGGCGGCGTGGGGCCTGGCACGTAGTACGTGTTCAGAAAACACCGTTACCAAGGAGAGGCCCCGGCGCACGAGCAAGAGCTGTGAGGGTCACTAAGGATGCGTGCCCTCCAGAGGGCAGTTTGCTCTCCCCGGAGCTGACTTGTCTGTTCACAGCCCCTGGGGGAGACCAGCGCCCCTCCCAGAACAGGGGTGATTTCCGTTTCATCCACATgctgctccccagcctccccctAACTCCCCCTCGCCAGAGCCCTGCTCCTGCGTCCCGTTGCAGCCCCTGAAGCATAGGGCCAGGCAAGACGGAGCAGTGGGTCCCGCGGGGCAGGCGCCCACGGTGGCCACACGCTGCCCTCTGCCGCCTACCAGTATCCTCTTATAAGGGAAATCCTTCAGGCCTCTGTTTCGGGGGGAGTCGAAGACCACGGGGAAGGCTTTGTGCGGGGCCTCAGTGTAGCCAAACTCCATCTCATCCTGGGAGGGCGAGAAAAAGGCCTCCGTGACTGCCTCGGTCTCACATGGAGAAGGGGCTGGCACCCCAGGCCCGGGGCGGGCAGGGCAGCAGACCTTCCCCAAGGCCTCAAGCGGGCAGGAGGTCCCTCAGGGACCCAGCGGGGGAGGGCTCTGCGCCCGGGGGGGAAGCAGGGGACACGAGCGATGCCAGCGGTGCGAGGAGGGCACTCCCAGGCCGCGCCCACCCGCGTCCTGGCGCCTGGCCCAGCTTCTCTAGGGAGACGGAAGCCGGGCGAGAGCCGCAGAGGCCACTGCCCGGAGCCGGGGTGGGGGACGGGGCTCGGGCTGCCCCCGCGCCTGGGCTGCTCCTCGCCCACCTGGATCCAGCGGTCATTTCGGTTCTCAACCCAAGGGCAGACCATCAGCTTGCAGCTGGCCTTCAGCGCCAGATCGGACATGTCACTCAGAAACTTCGCGTTCGAGCCGTGAGAGTCTAGGACACTGCAAATCACAGGAGAGGGGGGGAGGCAGGGCTGCTGGAGGCAGCCTGGGGGAGTAAGGAGGGGCCTGAGTACCCTCTGTGCTGGGACACTGCAAATCACAGGAGAGGGGGGGAGGCAGGGCTGCTGGCCGCAGCCTTCGCGGGGGGACGGAGGGGCCTGCCCCGGGCTGCCCCCGGCTTCAGACGCAGCCCCCGCGCTGGAGAGGCTCGTGGGCGAGAGACAGAGCCGGACCCTGTCTCCAGATCCTGTCAGGCGGGAGTGACGGGCAACGGCAGGCCTGGGGCTCTGGGCCCTGCTGAGGGGACCGGGGACCAAGTCTCATGGCCACGGGGACAGTGAGGGGGAGGCGCCCATTTCCTCCCGTCTCTCACAACTGGCCTCAACAAAGGCGAGTGAGCAAAGGGAAAGACAGGGCCCCTCCTGTCTGGACACCTgagctgggccaccaggcagaCCCGTCTGAGCTCAGCCTTCCTTCTGACTTAAGCTCCAAGTCGTCTGCGGCCCTTTCTGGTGGTCTGACCTCCTCTGCAGGGCCCTGGAGTAGCCGTGCCAGTCCAGGCTGCCCTGCCCATCCAGGGGCTTGATGAGGATTCTGAGAGATGGCAGAACGACCAGGGACCCAGGTATGCCTGGGGCTCACAGACAGTCCTGGAAGCTGAGTTCTCACGTGCTCTGCAGGCCCAGGGGCACAGCCCTGTCCGAGGAAGGCTGGGACTCGTGCCACCCCCAGGAACCTGAACAGGGCCTGGCCCCTCTGCCTGGGATAAACCCAGGATGTTCCGGGACTGCTCCAGGCAGGGCACAGTAAGGATGGGGAGCTGCGGCTGGGGCCTTGGCCGCTCAGAGCCAGCGGGCTGATGGCCCAGCCAGCTCACCGCTGTCCCGTACCCAGGTGTGCCCGTGGGGGCCCCTCGGTGAGCCCGGCCGGCGAGCGTGCAGGACCAAGCCCGGTACCGCGCTCTGCTCCCGGCTCTGGGAGTCCAGAGGCGATGAGAGCTGCAGGAGGGAGAGGCCTCACCTGCACACATACACCTCCAGGGGGGGCTGGGTGTTGGGGGTCATGATCCAGGGGGCCATGCGCAAGGCCACGGTGTCTGTGAAGAGGGGCACCTCGGGCAGAGTCTGGGGGGAGAATGGGGATTCAGTGGGCCCTGCAGGGAGCCCCATCGGGCCTCGGGAGCCCCGGCCTCTAGCCTCCCAGCCCTGGAGCCTCCGTGGGCCCTGAAGTTCCCCGACCCCGTCTCCGCCCCCAGCACCGCACCTACCTTGGTGTCTACCAGGCTGACGCTGAGGGAGACCAGCCCCGGGAAGCTAGCGTCGGGAAAGCTGAGCCCCTCCACATAGAGCTGGATCCTCCTCTCCCCAGGCTGACGGGCCACTTCGTACGACGGGTGCTGGGGTCCCAGCACCTGCTCATAGTCCAGGAGGGAATTCCCGCCTAGAGAGACCTGAGTCAGCACGGGGGCAAGGCTGGCGCAGGGCCATGTGGTAGCCGGGGGGCACCCACTATCACCGTAACTCTGGCTGCCCAGCGCTGACGCAGGGGTGTGGGGGCATGGGGCAGGAGACCCGAGGCCAGGAACGCAGGGGTGGAGCCAGTCTGCGTCAGAGAGACTCGGGCTCCTCTCCAGCAGTGTCGAGTGCTAGCTGAGTGACTTCAGCTCAACGACTCaacctctctgcacctcagttcctcatctgtaaaatgggctaacGTTACGTTTCTCACGAGGTCGGTGCAAACTTTACATCGgacaaggaaataaaagcagcTGGTcccaaaggtggaaacaacccaaatgtccatcagcggatgaatggataaacagaacgCCCACGTGCCGGCGTGTCCTTCATCCGTGAAAAGGAACGTAGTAGTGATGCGTGCTACAGCACAGAGGACCTTGAGGACACTGTGCTACGTGACAGGAGCTCGACACAAAAGGCAAATACCGTGTGGCCCCATTTGTAGGAGTAGGTCCATAGGCTCAGAAAGCAGATTAGCGGTGGCCTAGGGCTGGGGattgggtggcgctagtggtaaagatcccacctgtcaacgcaggaggCATGAGAGGCACGGTTCAGTCCCCGagccgggaagatgccctggaggagggcacggcaaccccctccggtattctggcctggggaatcccacggacagaggcgcATGGCGGGCGACAGTTCGCGGGGCCATAAAGACTCAGACGCAGCTCAGGGCTGGGGTCGGGGGATGGGACtgtcgttgtttagtcgctcaggcgtgtccgactcttgtgattccacggactgaagcccatcaggctcctctgtccatggaattctccaggccagaatactggagggggtagcctttcccttctccagggcatcttcccaacccagggtcaagcccaggtctcccgcactgcaggcggattcttgaccgtctgagcccccagggaatgtCACTAAATTCTTTACTTGAAAATGGTTACTTCTATGTTCTGTGAATGtcatctcaattttttaaacaaagctcCTGGCGCTTAGCAGTTCTGGCCCGCCTCCTTTCCCCGCCCCTCAGGGTCGTCTGGGAAGCGGTACCCTAGCATGTTCTTACAGCAGGAAGCCTTGTCAGCTCACCTACGGAGACAGAGCTTATGTTCCGCAATCACAGTGAGTATTTCCAAgccagacccccccccccccccccccgcccaactTTCCACTGCGGGGGAGAGAGGCAGCATTCTGGCTCCTGCTGGAATTTAGCTGCAACGAGTTCTGAGTCAGTGtgaacagagagagaagaggaagaaggaagaggcagGCAGGGCTCTTGCTGTTTATAAAGATGAGTAAGGGCACCTCAGGGTTAAGCATTGGTTTTGCTTGGTTCTAAGCCACAGAGTTTGATTAATAAACTCTCCGGCAGAATAACTGGATTCCAAAGGCAGGGCTGGGCCTTGGCTTTGctggcccctgcccccacctagCCTGGACAGCACTTGTCAGGCCTCGAGAGCTCAATCTGTGCTGACTCAGCAGAGGAGGGATGGGGTCGGCGGGAGGGCCAGGGCCGTGGGAAGAAAAGGGGCTTTGGTGCCCAGGAGACTGACTTGGAATGCCTGCTCCACTCCCAGCTGGTTGTGCGAACTTAGGGAAGTGAATtcacatctctgggcctcagttttcctgtctATAAAATGGGTCTAGCTTGAGACCCTCTTCCTTGGGCCAGTGGCTGCTTTTAAGTGGTAGTGAGAATTACAAGATGATGATGGAAGAAGGGAGAAATGAGGataagagaagaaagagacaattcgggaagcagaggctggagcagggagggaagaggcCCCTCCAGGCCACTCACCCCGGGCGCAGAAGACCCGCATTCTTTCGGAATCAGAAAGCGGCGCGTTCAAGACCAGCTTGTAGGTGTCAAAGAGCGCATCAGGGGCATCGCAGGTCAGCACCACTGGGGACATGTCCTGCAGGTCTGGAGAGCGTGGTCCCCATGAGACAGCCCCACGCCGCCCCGCGCGCCATCCTGGGCAGTCCGTCCCGTCTGTTGCTCACCATCCTGCGAGGCCAGCTGGGTGTCGGTGAGGTCCGTCCCCGTGGACCTGAGGCTGTCCCGGTCGCAGTTCACCAGCAGGATGGCCCCATAGCCCTCAGGGCCCCAGCGCCAGCTTTCCTGTGCAAAACGAGAGGCCTTAGGGCCAGCGGGCCCCAGCAGTCTCTGGGAAGGGGTTCTGGACATGGCTGGAGCTGTCTGCCTTGTTAGCTTGGAGACTTTTGTATCCCAGGTTTACTTGAAGATTTAAAGAGGGATAATAGATTTGGGGACTGGAGCTCCAGCTCTCCAGACCCAGAGTCACTCCATGCTTGTGCAGTGAGCAAC
This window of the Capricornis sumatraensis isolate serow.1 chromosome 3, serow.2, whole genome shotgun sequence genome carries:
- the LOC138075749 gene encoding protein-arginine deiminase type-1-like, whose translation is MAQQRAVRLSPKKPSYAVCAVGVETHLDVHSDVPEGAENFGVSGSSGVKIFMVYDPARVTEPTGRAHWPLDASVDVVISVDAASKALNDLKVKISYFGQPVGRALGHSVLYLTGADVSLDADTGRTGKVKRSRGRKESWRWGPEGYGAILLVNCDRDSLRSTGTDLTDTQLASQDDLQDMSPVVLTCDAPDALFDTYKLVLNAPLSDSERMRVFCARGGNSLLDYEQVLGPQHPSYEVARQPGERRIQLYVEGLSFPDASFPGLVSLSVSLVDTKTLPEVPLFTDTVALRMAPWIMTPNTQPPLEVYVCSVLDSHGSNAKFLSDMSDLALKASCKLMVCPWVENRNDRWIQDEMEFGYTEAPHKAFPVVFDSPRNRGLKDFPYKRILGPDFGYVTREIQVAGASGLDSFGNLDVSPPVVVEGKEYPLGRILIGSCLPRSGGRRMAKVVRDFLGAQQVQAPVEVYSDWLSVGHVDEFLSFVPTSDQKGFRLLLASPSACLKLFQEKKEEGYGEAAQFDGLEHQVSRSINEMLADRRLRNDNLYAQRCIDWNREVLKRELGLTEQDIVDVPQLFSLNGAYAEAFFPDMVNMVVLGRHLGIPKPFGPIINGRCCLEEKVRSLLEPLGLRCVFIDDYLSYHKLLGEVHCGTNVRRKPFPFKWWHVVP